Proteins encoded together in one Felis catus isolate Fca126 chromosome B3, F.catus_Fca126_mat1.0, whole genome shotgun sequence window:
- the RPUSD2 gene encoding RNA pseudouridylate synthase domain-containing protein 2, whose protein sequence is MWLSGRPWLPVLVQGCFNLRRLIAACTWGGCRGPMAETSSTGAEGAAGLKTPAQQNGDVSGDASGELLSGSPEPVGPGVEPAREDGKPTQASEEQAPVAASGSGKRKKRRDATRERVVPPPKKRRAGVSFGDEHFAETSYYFEGGLRKVRPYYFDFRTYCKGRWVGHSLLHVFSTEFRAQPLAYYEAAVRAGRLHLNEEPVQDLNIVLKDNDFLRNRVHRHEPPVTAEPVRLLAENEDVVVVDKPSSIPVHPCGRFRHNTVIFILGKEHQLKELHPLHRLDRLTSGVLMFAKTAAVSERIHEQVRDRQLEKEYVCRVEGEFPTEEVTCKEPILVVSYKVGVCRVDTRGKPCETVFQRLSYNGHSSVVRCLPLTGRTHQIRVHLQFLGHPILNDPIYNSVAWGPSRGRGGHIPKTDEELLRDLVAEHQAKQSLDVLDLCEGDLSPGLIDSTAPSSELGKDHLEELAASAQKMDGVVDAAPQDLDTMALAPGKAAETDFVNREIDPLCAECRLVRQDPLPQDLVMFLHALRYKGPGFEYFSPMPAWAQDDWQED, encoded by the exons ATGTGGCTGAGCGGCCGGCCGTGGCTGCCAGTTCTCGTACAAGGGTGCTTCAACCTCCGGCGTCTCATTGCTGCCTGTACGTGGGGTGGTTGTAGGGGTCCGATGGCGGAAACATCCTCAACTGGGGCCGAGGGAGCGGCCGGGCTGAAGACTCCGGCTCAACAAAACGGAGACGTTAGTGGCGACGCGAGTGGTGAGCTGCTCTccgggagcccggagcctgtggGCCCGGGAGTGGAGCCGGCCCGGGAGGACGGGAAGCCGACCCAAGCGAGCGAGGAGCAGGCCCCAGTTGCAGCTTCAGGCTCAGGCAAGCGTAAGAAGCGACGGGACGCCACCAGAGAGCGCGTCGTGCCACCCCCGAAGAAGCGGCGGGCAGGGGTGAGCTTCGGCGATGAGCACTTTGCAGAGACCAGCTACTACTTCGAGGGCGGCCTGCGCAAAGTGCGGCCCTATTACTTTGACTTCCGGACCTACTGCAAAGGCCGCTGGGTGGGCCACAGCTTGTTGCACGTCTTCAGCACCGAATTCCGAGCTCAGCCCTTGGCCTACTACGAGGCCGCAGTCCGGGCGGGGCGCCTGCACCTCAACGAGGAGCCGGTACAGGACCTCAACATCGTGCTCAAG GACAATGACTTCTTGCGGAACAGAGTGCACAGGCATGAGCCACCGGTCACAGCGGAACCTGTCCGCCTGCTGGCTGAGAATGAGGATGTGGTGGTTGTAGACAAGCCTTCTTCCATTCCTGTCCACCCTTGTGGCCGCTTCCGACACAACACTGTCATCTTCATCCTGGGCAAGGAGCACCAACTCAAGGAGCTACATCCACTGCATCGGCTGGACCGCCTTACCTCAGGTGTCCTCATGTTTGCCAAAACGGCTGCTGTCTCAGAGAGAATTCATGAGCAGGTTCGGGATCGGCAG CTGGAGAAGGAGTACGTGTGCCGGGTGGAGGGGGAGTTCCCCACTGAGGAAGTGACCTGCAAGGAACCCATCTTGGTGGTATCTTACAAGGTAGGGGTGTGCCGTGTAGATACTCGGGGCAAGCCCTGTGAGACAGTATTCCAGAGACTGAGCTACAATGGTCACTCCAGTGTGGTGCGGTGCCTGCCACTCACAGGCCGCACTCACCAGATCCGAGTCCACCTCCAGTTCCTGGGACACCCCATTCTCAATGACCCCATCTACAACTCAGTTGCCTGGGGTCCATCCCGCGGCCGGGGCGGCCACATTCCCAAAACGGATGAGGAACTGCTTCGGGATCTTGTGGCAGAGCACCAGGCCAAACAGAGCCTGGATGTGCTAGATCTCTGTGAGGGCGACCTGTCCCCGGGACTAATAGACTCTACAGCTCCCTCCTCAGAGTTGGGTAAGGACCACCTAGAAGAGTTGGCTGCATCTGCCCAGAAGATGGATGGAGTGGTTGATGCAGCCCCTCAGGATCTGGACACAATGGCCTTGGCACCAGGGAAGGCAGCCGAAACTGATTTTGTGAATCGAGAGATAGACCCTCTGTGTGCAGAGTGCCGGCTGGTGCGACAGGACCCCTTGCCCCAGGACCTTGTGATGTTCCTGCATGCTCTCCGTTATAAAGGGCCTGGGTTTGAGTACTTTTCACCCATGCCTGCCTGGGCACAGGATGACTGGCAAGAAGACTGA